The proteins below come from a single Cannabis sativa cultivar Pink pepper isolate KNU-18-1 chromosome 3, ASM2916894v1, whole genome shotgun sequence genomic window:
- the LOC115709496 gene encoding putative disease resistance RPP13-like protein 1 — protein sequence MAELVGGALLSALLNPLVNKLTAEVKDFFKGKDAILKLLKEFKTLLSSADLLLIDAEEKLIKDPRVRKWLDDLKDVIYDADDLVYKIDTEAWRNELEGGGPYESHSSCSCASKALMRLISSTPLTSFDKSIKPEIEETLEKLKLLLDNKDLGLERVKNHKKPERICGPLVEESDVYGRDVDKEAIVKLLLSGDTSSGDKLSVIPIVGMGGIGKTTLIQLAYSDDRVVKMFNTRVWVTVGDDEKVNSSKVMKAIILKVTSAKCEIEEEFEVLNEVKKVLTGKTFLIVLDDIWDEDSNRWEVIKSTFQSGFPGSKIIVTTRSNKVASIMETTSSTYFLSTISFDKGWQLFVKCAALNVNSHEYSYLQVIGQKIVEKCNGLPLAIKSLGGLLRGKQNKEDWEDILNNDIWGLYESESVGILPALWLSYFYLPSHLKSCFSYCAIFPKDYEYTEEEMILLWMAEGLLLPKKGTRIEEIGKKYFKDLISMSFFQPSNNNAKEPTFIMHDLIHDLAIFISGEFSLTINNIRQCSHKVRHFSYQQGCAKGNDPKEFEELFKAKYLHTILWKERLTIDQLMIEQLDKSFPSLRVLHISDYNITKFPYSIGNLKYLRYLKLDCRNIEEISNTICKLYNLETLLLEECYSVSRLPNDIGNLTKLRHLSVPFDLVEMPLQFGKLQNLQTLNRFVVGSNRDSGGIELLKEFSDLHGSLSINGLENVSSLEEVSDAPLLKSKKSLSHLFLIWDSEPKLDELHKEREVLSAFQPHPNLKKLKIENYNGNGFPNWMGDPHCLSNLVSMEMRRCGKCSFLPSLGQLPSLKDLIIQDCGVVKIDSKFYCTSSTSVDSSVAIQTKPFFRSLENMVFQKLFELEEWSFMEGGGFPRLKSVHFEYCHKLKVTLLGDYFPSLIELVVDGCEELIPLLLPRAQLMQAPLITLKKIRIDNCSTLTHLDEAAFQHLTSLEKLQIYFCSNLRCLPKELPTSLSELVIFDCPLLRPRVQRETGEDWPIIAHIRNITVNDKKI from the exons ATGGCTGAATTGGTTGGAGGAGCTCTTCTCTCTGCTTTGCTTAATCCATTGGTGAACAAGTTAACTGCTGAGGTTAAGGACTTCTTCAAAGGAAAAGATGCCATTCTCAAGCTGTTGAAGGAGTTCAAAACTTTGCTGTCCTCTGCTGATCTGCTGCTCATTGATGCTGAGGAGAAGCTCATCAAAGACCCAAGAGTAAGAAAATGGCTTGATGATCTCAAGGATGTCATTTATGATGCAGACGACTTGGTTTACAAGATCGACACTGAAGCATGGCGAAACGAACTTGAAGGTGGTGGTCCTTATGAATCTCATAGCAGCTGCAGTTGTGCTAGTAAG GCACTCATGAGACTCATCTCATCAACTCCTCTAACTTCATTTGATAAGAGCATAAAACCTGAGATAGAAGAGACACTTGAGAAATTGAAGCTTCTTCTAGACAACAAAGATCTTGGTTTGGAACGTGTGAAAAATCATAAGAAGCCAGAGAGGATATGTGGTCCTTTGGTGGAAGAATCTGATGTTTATGGAAGGGATGTTGATAAAGAAGCTATTGTTAAATTGCTTCTTTCGGGTGATACGAGTAGTGGTGACAAATTGTCAGTGATCCCTATAGTGGGGATGGGCGGTATTGGAAAGACTACTCTCATTCAGCTTGCATACAGTGATGATAGAGTCGTTAAAATGTTTAATACCAGAGTGTGGGTTACTGTGGGAGACGATGAAAAAGTGAACAGTTCTAAAGTTATGAAAGCAATTATTCTGAAGGTCACATCTGCCAAATGTGAAATTGAAGAGGAGTTTGAAGTTTTAAATGAAGTCAAGAAGGTTTTAACTGGGAAGACGTTTCTCATTGTTCTTGACGATATTTGGGACGAAGATAGCAACAGATGGGAGGTCATAAAAAGTACTTTTCAATCAGGATTCCCAGGAAGCAAAATCATTGTGACAACACGTAGCAATAAGGTTGCATCAATTATGGAAACTACATCATCAACTTATTTTCTAAGCACTATATCTTTTGACAAAGGTTGGCAATTATTTGTTAAATGTGCTGCACTCAATGTCAACTCACATGAGTACTCATATCTTCAAGTAATTGGTCAAAAAATTGTTGAAAAGTGTAATGGGCTTCCTTTAGCTATAAAATCACTTGGTGGTCTTTTACGTGGGAAACAGAATAAGGAGGATTGGGAGGACATATTAAACAACGATATATGGGGGTTGTATGAGAGTGAGAGTGTTGGTATTCTTCCAGCTTTATGGCTGAGCTATTTTTATTTACCTTCACATTTGAAGTCTTGTTTCTCTTATTGTGCTATATTTCCTAAAGATTATGAATACACTGAAGAAGAGATGATTTTATTGTGGATGGCTGAAGGTCTTTTACTTCCTAAGAAGGGAACAAGAATTGAAGAAATCGGAAAGAAGTACTTCAAAGATCTAATCTCAATGTCATTTTTTCAACCATCAAATAACAATGCGAAGGAGCCAACTTTTATCATGCATGATCTTATACATGATTTGGCAATCTTTATTTCTGGtgagttttctttgacaatAAATAATATCAGACAATGTTCTCACAAGGTTCGTCATTTTTCATACCAGCAAGGATGTGCGAAAGGCAATGACCCTAAGGAATTTGAGGAGTTATTTAAAGCTAAGTACCTGCACACCATATTGTGGAAAGAACGTCTAACCATTGATCAGCTAATGATTGAGCAGTTGGACAAGTCATTTCCAAGCTTGAGGGTACTACACATATCTGATTATAACATCACCAAGTTTCCTTATTCAATAGGCaatttgaagtatttaagaTATTTGAAGTTAGATTGTCGCAACATTGAAGAAATATCTAATACAATATGTAAGTTGTATAATTTGGAGACACTATTGTTGGAGGAATGTTATTCAGTTTCTCGACTACCAAATGATATAGGAAATTTAACCAAGTTGCGACATCTTAGTGTTCCCTTCGATTTAGTAGAGATGCCATTGCAGTTCGGGAAGCTACAAAATTTGCAAACACTAAATAGATTTGTTGTGGGAAGTAATAGAGATTCTGGTGGTATTGAATTGTTGAAAGAGTTTTCAGATCTACACGGTAGTCTTTCTATTAATGGACTAGAAAATGTGAGTAGCCTTGAGGAAGTTTCAGATGCACCATTATTAAAGAGTAAGAAGTCTCTTAGCCACCTATTTTTAATATGGGATAGTGAACCTAAACTTGATGAGTTGCACAAAGAAAGAGAGGTACTCAGTGCCTTCCAGCCTCATCCAAACTTGAAGAAACTAAAGATTGAGAACTATAATGGCAACGGTTTCCCAAATTGGATGGGAGATCCTCACTGCTTGTCTAATTTAGTAAGCATGGAGATGAGACGTTGTGGTAAATGCAGCTTCTTGCCGTCGTTGGGACAACTGCCTTCTCTAAAAGATCTTATCATTCAGGATTGTGGTGTGGTGAAAATAGATTCAAAGTTTTATTGCACTTCTAGTACTAGTGTTGATTCTTCTGTTGCAATACAAACAAAGCCATTCTTTAGATCTTTGGAAAACATGGTATTTCAGAAATTGTTTGAGTTGGAAGAGTGGTCATTTATGGAAGGTGGAGGTTTTCCTCGTCTTAAGAGTGTTCATTTTGAGTATTGTCATAAACTAAAAGTGACATTGTTAGGAGATTATTTTCCGTCATTGATAGAGCTTGTAGTAGATGGCTGTGAGGAACTAATACCATTATTACTTCCAAGAGCTCAACTCATGCAGGCCCCTTTGATAACTTTAAAGAAGATTAGAATTGACAATTGTTCAACTTTGACACACTTAGACGAGGCGGCCTTTCAGCACCTCACCTCCCTTGAAAAGTTACAAATTTATTTCTGTAGTAACCTCCGATGCTTGCCAAAAGAACTACCTACTTCTCTTTCTGAGCTAGTCATTTTCGATTGTCCATTGCTAAGACCACGAGTCCAGAGGGAGACAGGGGAGGACTGGCCAATAATTGCTCACATCCGAAATATAACTGTAAATGACAAGAAAATATAG
- the LOC115708929 gene encoding putative disease resistance RPP13-like protein 1, whose amino-acid sequence MAAEVVGGALLSALLNPLVKKLTTEVKDFFKGKDAILKLLKEFKTLLSTADLLLIDAEEKLIKDPRVRKWLDDLKDAIYDADDLVYKIDTEAWLNELELEDGGPHESHRGCTCTSKVLMKFISTPLTSFDKAIKPEIQDALEKLKVLLDNKDLGLERVKNHKLPERVCAPSLEESDIYGRDHEKEEIIKLLTSDETTGGDKLSVIPIVGMGGIGKTTLAQLVYKDDRVNKTFDTKVWITVGDDKVDCMKVMKLIVEKVTLQKCEIEESYDLQEEVKKALSVKKFLFVVDDVWDEDRAKWDVLNNCFKSGKSGSKIIVTTRSTVVASIMKTGSTYQLGRINEAAGWRLFAKHASLVVDSNDYLDLQEVGEKIVDKCKGLPLAIKSIGDLLRGKQRKEEWDKILQNDIWELYERNEVKILPALWLSYFYLPSELKQCFAYCSLFPKDYKFQKEEMILLWKAEGLLYSKIEKRVEEVGEEYFESLISKSFFQPSCDDDKLSFLMHDLIHDLAIFISGEFCLMLNSNKSSHKIRHFSYMPDCEKEYDPMEFEELLKAKCLRTILWHQDSNVDHLSLLKIEHLHKSFPGLRVLSIKDKTITKFPDSIGNLKYLRYLKLDCGEIEEIPNSICSKLYNLETLLLEECYSITQLPTDIGNLIKLRHLRVPPGRLQEMPLQLGKLQNLKTLNKFLVGKNKDSGIKLLKKLQNLHGSLRIEGLQNVSSLEEISEADAPLKSFKFLSHLRLSWGYCFETDYLHKEILGGLEPHPNLKELEIFDYKGTSFPNWMGDCCCLSNLVRLEILCCSYCNVFPSLGQLSSLKDLRFDRLYDMVRIGSEFYYSTSSTTTADSSSSSVAITKPFFRSLETLKLDYLPNLEEWSFVEGGVFPRLKYLRLKWCRKLKASFLADYFPSLTKLEIEDCDQLISLLPRAQLMQASLGLKNIVIYNCKNLIHLDEEAFQHLTSLENLRIESCWNLQCLPKELPSLLSDLHIINCPLLEPRVQRETGEDWPIIAHIPNIYVDNKKI is encoded by the exons ATGGCTGCTGAAGTGGTTGGAGGAGCACTTCTGTCTGCTTTGCTTAATCCTTTGGTGAAAAAGTTAACTACTGAGGTGAAGGACTTCTTCAAAGGAAAAGATGCCATTCTCAAGCTCCTTAAGGAGTTCAAAACTCTGCTGTCCACGGCTGATCTGCTGCTCATTGATGCTGAGGAGAAGCTCATCAAAGACCCAAGAGTGCGGAAATGGCTTGATGATCTCAAGGATGCCATTTATGATGCTGATGACTTGGTTTACAAGATTGACACTGAAGCATGGCTGAATGAACTGGAACTGGAAGATGGTGGTCCTCATGAATCTCATAGGGGCTGCACTTGTACTAGTAAG GTACTCATGAAATTCATCTCAACTCCTTTAACTTCTTTTGATAAGGCCATAAAACCCGAGATACAAGATGCACTTGAGAAATTGAAGGTTCTTCTAGACAACAAAGATCTTGGTCTGGAACGTGTGAAAAATCATAAGCTTCCAGAGAGGGTATGTGCTCCATCGCTAGAAGAATCTGATATTTATGGAAGAGATCATGAGAAAGAAGAGATCATTAAGTTGCTTACATCGGATGAAACAACCGGTGGTGACAAATTATCTGTGATTCCTATAGTTGGGATGGGCGGTATTGGAAAGACTACTCTTGCTCAACTTGTATACAAGGATGACAGAGTCAACAAAACGTTTGATACAAAAGTATGGATTACAGTGGGAGATGATAAAGTTGACTGCATGAAAGTGATGAAACTGATTGTTGAGAAGGTCACTTTACAAAAATGTGAAATTGAGGAGTCGTATGACCTTCAAGAAGAAGTAAAGAAGGCTCTGAGTGTGAAGAAGTTTCTGTTTGTTGTTGATGATGTTTGGGATGAGGATCGTGCCAAGTGGGATGTCTTAAACAATTGTTTCAAATCAGGAAAGTCTGGAAGCAAGATTATTGTGACAACACGGAGCACAGTTGTTGCATCGATTATGAAAACAGGGTCAACGTATCAACTAGGAAGAATAAATGAGGCTGCTGGCTGGCGATTATTTGCAAAACATGCTTCACTTGTTGTAGACTCAAATGATTACTTGGATCTCCAAGAAGTTGGGGAAAAAATAGTTGACAAGTGTAAGGGACTTCCATTAGCAATAAAGTCAATTGGTGATCTCTTACGAGGGAAGCAGAGAAAGGAGGAATGGGATAAAATTCTACAAAATGATATATGGGAGTTGTACGAAAGAAACGAAGTCAAAATTCTTCCAGCTTTGTGGTTGAGTTATTTTTATCTACCTTCAGAATTAAAGCAATGTTTTGCTTACTGCTCTTTATTCCCAAAAGATTATAAATTCCAAAAAGAAGAGATGATCTTGTTATGGAAGGCCGAAGGTCTTTTATATTCTAAAATTGAAAAGAGAGTTGAAGAAGTTGGAGAAGAGTATTTTGAAAGTCTAATTTCGAAGTCATTTTTCCAACCATCATGTGATGACGACAAGCTAAGTTTTCTCATGCACGACCTTATACATGATTTAGCAATATTTATCTCTGGTGAGTTTTGCTTAATGTTGAATAGCAATAAATCCTCTCACAAGATTCGTCATTTTTCATACATGCCGGATTGTGAAAAAGAATATGACCCTATGGAATTTGAGGAGTTATTAAAAGCTAAGTGCTTGCGCACCATATTGTGGCACCAAGATTCAAACGTTGATCATctcagtttgttaaagattgAGCACTTGCATAAGTCATTCCCAGGCTTGAGAGTACTATCCATAAAGGACAAGACAATCACAAAGTTTCCTGATTCAATaggaaatttgaaatatttaagatatttgaaGTTAGATTGTGGTGAGATTGAAGAGATACCCAATTCAATTTGTAGTAAGTTGTATAATTTGGAGACTCTATTGTTGGAGGAATGTTATTCGATTACTCAACTACCAACTGATATAGGAAATTTAATCAAGCTGCGACATCTTAGAGTTCCCCCCGGTCGATTACAAGAAATGCCTTTGCAACTGGGTAAGCTACAAAATCTGAAAACACTTAATAAATTTCTTGTGGGGAAAAATAAAGATTCAGGCATTAAGCTATTGAAAAAGCTTCAAAATCTACATGGGAGTCTTCGTATTGAGGGACTACAAAATGTTAGTAGCCTTGAGGAAATTTCAGAAGCAGATGCACCATTAAAGAGTTTCAAGTTTCTTAGTCACCTACGTTTGAGTTGGGGTTATTGCTTTGAAACTGATTACTTGCATAAAGAGATACTTGGTGGTCTTGAACCTCATCCAAACTTGAAGGAACTTGAGATTTTCGATTACAAAGGAACCAGTTTCCCAAATTGGATGGGAGATTGTTGCTGCTTGTCTAATTTAGTAAGGCTGGAGATTTTATGTTGCTCTTATTGCAATGTCTTTCCATCGTTGGGACAGCTAAGTTCTCTTAAAGACCTTCGTTTTGACCGTTTATATGATATGGTTAGAATAGGCTCAGAATTTTATTATTCTACATCAAGTACTACTACTGctgattcttcttcttcatctgttGCAATAACAAAGCCATTCTTTAGATCTTTGGAGACCTTGAAACTTGACTATTTGCCTAATCTAGAAGAGTGGTCATTTGTCGAAGGTGGAGTTTTTCCTCGTCTTAAGTATCTTCGTTTAAAGTGGTGCAGGAAACTCAAAGCATCATTTTTAGCAGATTATTTTCCGTCATTGACAAAGCTTGAAATAGAGGATTGTGATCAACTAATATCATTACTCCCAAGAGCTCAACTCATGCAGGCTTCATTGGGTTTAAAGAACATTGTGATTTACAACTGTAAAAACTTGATACACTTAGACGAGGAGGCCTTTCAGCACCTAACATCCCTTGAGAATTTGCGAATTGAATCTTGTTGGAACCTTCAATGCTTGCCAAAAGAACTTCCCAGTTTGCTTTCTGATCTTCATATCATCAATTGTCCATTGCTTGAACCACGAGTCCAGAGGGAGACAGGGGAGGACTGGCCAATTATTGCTCACATCCCCAATATATATGTCGATAACAAGAAGATCTAG
- the LOC115709816 gene encoding putative pentatricopeptide repeat-containing protein At1g26500 isoform X3, producing MMMIIRQRKAFPKFLLLNFIRLSTTESTRPLPLSKTSPSPVNPAHLLRVCTILYQQQDSPESRLHSNLSASEFQLTHEFFLQVCNKFPYSWRPVYRFFEFTQTDPLFKHSSVSFNKMLDVIGHSRNIDLFWEVLHEMGRRRLVNDKTFRIALKTLAGARELKKCVEFFHVMNDYGFEYSVGTLNKVVETLCGSKLVDEAKLLVFKLKDWIKLDGFTYKSLIEGFCHVGNLIEASKMWNLMVDEGFEPEIDAVEKMMETFFKANQFDEAFKLFQAMRSKRMEDLGLSTYRLVIYWMCKRDKVSQAYAMFEEMLERGIQVDNSTLGSLVCGLLARGRVSMAYKIVEAIERPDISVYHGLIKGFLRLKRASEATQVFRLMINRGCEPIMHTYIMLLQGHLGKRGRKGLDPLVNFDTIFVGGLVKAGKLLEATKYVERTMKRGLEVPRFDYNKFLQYYSNEDGIVMFEEVGKKLREVGLVDLADIFQRYGENMATRDRRRRRNKAIDS from the coding sequence ATGATGATGATTATTAGACAAAGAAAAGCCTTCCCAAAATTTCTCCTTCTCAACTTCATTCGCCTCTCAACAACCGAATCAACTCGCCCACTACCACTTTCTAAGACCAGTCCGTCCCCAGTTAACCCAGCCCACCTCCTTCGAGTTTGCACCATCCTTTACCAACAACAAGACTCGCCCGAGTCACGCCTCCACTCTAACCTATCTGCCTCAGAGTTCCAACTCACCCACGAGTTCTTCCTTCAAGTCTGCAACAAGTTCCCTTACTCATGGAGACCTGTTTACAGGTTCTTTGAGTTTACTCAAACCGATCCACTTTTCAAACATTCATCGGTCTCCTTCAACAAGATGCTGGATGTCATTGGTCATTCCCGGAACATTGATCTCTTTTGGGAAGTCCTTCATGAGATGGGACGTCGTAGGTTGGTGAATGACAAGACTTTCAGGATTGCATTGAAGACCTTAGCTGGGGCGAGAGAGTTGAAGAAATGTGTCGAGTTTTTTCATGTTATGAATGATTATGGGTTTGAGTATAGTGTGGGGACTTTGAACAAAGTGGTGGAGACTCTTTGTGGGAGTAAGCTCGTTGATGAAGCTAAATTATTGGTTTTCAAGTTGAAAGATTGGATTAAGCTTGATGGATTTACCTACAAGAGTTTGATTGAGGGTTTTTGTCATGTGGGTAATTTGATAGAGGCTTCAAAGATGTGGAACTTGATGGTGGATGAAGGATTCGAGCCAGAAATTGATGCGGTTGAGAAAATGATGGAGACCTTTTTTAAGGCAAATCAATTTGATGAAGCGTTTAAGCTTTTCCAGGCAATGAGGTCTAAGAGGATGGAAGATTTGGGGCTCTCAACTTATAGGCTTGTGATATATTGGATGTGCAAAAGGGACAAGGTTTCTCAAGCCTATGCAATGTTTGAAGAGATGCTCGAACGAGGGATTCAAGTTGATAACTCGACTTTGGGATCACTAGTATGTGGGCTTTTAGCTAGAGGCAGAGTGAGTATGGCTTATAAGATTGTGGAAGCGATTGAGAGACCGGATATTAGTGTGTACCACGGTTTGATTAAGGGGTTTTTGAGATTGAAAAGAGCAAGTGAAGCTACTCAAGTGTTTAGATTAATGATAAATAGAGGTTGTGAGCCAATtatgcatacatatataatgttATTGCAGGGACATTTGGGAAAGAGAGGAAGGAAAGGATTGGATCCCCTTGTGAATTTCGATACGATTTTTGTTGGCGGTTTGGTTAAGGCCGGAAAGTTATTGGAAGCTACAAAATATGTTGAGAGAACAATGAAGAGAGGATTAGAGGTACCTAGATTTGATTATAATAAGTTTTTGCAGTATTATTCCAATGAGGATGGGATTGTAATGTTTGAAGAGGTGGGGAAGAAGTTGAGAGAGGTTGGTTTGGTTGATTTGGCTGATATTTTTCAGAGATATGGGGAGAACATGGCTACTAgggatagaagaagaagaagaaacaaagcTATTGATTCATGA
- the LOC115709816 gene encoding putative pentatricopeptide repeat-containing protein At1g26500 isoform X1, with protein sequence MSRVIYVSRRRNFDFTEMGVMCRKRCFKGIIWFNSQLSQLRSMMMIIRQRKAFPKFLLLNFIRLSTTESTRPLPLSKTSPSPVNPAHLLRVCTILYQQQDSPESRLHSNLSASEFQLTHEFFLQVCNKFPYSWRPVYRFFEFTQTDPLFKHSSVSFNKMLDVIGHSRNIDLFWEVLHEMGRRRLVNDKTFRIALKTLAGARELKKCVEFFHVMNDYGFEYSVGTLNKVVETLCGSKLVDEAKLLVFKLKDWIKLDGFTYKSLIEGFCHVGNLIEASKMWNLMVDEGFEPEIDAVEKMMETFFKANQFDEAFKLFQAMRSKRMEDLGLSTYRLVIYWMCKRDKVSQAYAMFEEMLERGIQVDNSTLGSLVCGLLARGRVSMAYKIVEAIERPDISVYHGLIKGFLRLKRASEATQVFRLMINRGCEPIMHTYIMLLQGHLGKRGRKGLDPLVNFDTIFVGGLVKAGKLLEATKYVERTMKRGLEVPRFDYNKFLQYYSNEDGIVMFEEVGKKLREVGLVDLADIFQRYGENMATRDRRRRRNKAIDS encoded by the exons ATGTCTCGTGTAATTTATGTTAGCAGGAGAAGAAACTTTGATTTTACTGAGATGGGAGTGATGTGTAGGAAAAG ATGTTTTAAAGGAATCATTTGGTTCAACTCTCAACTTAGCCAATTGAGATCAATGATGATGATTATTAGACAAAGAAAAGCCTTCCCAAAATTTCTCCTTCTCAACTTCATTCGCCTCTCAACAACCGAATCAACTCGCCCACTACCACTTTCTAAGACCAGTCCGTCCCCAGTTAACCCAGCCCACCTCCTTCGAGTTTGCACCATCCTTTACCAACAACAAGACTCGCCCGAGTCACGCCTCCACTCTAACCTATCTGCCTCAGAGTTCCAACTCACCCACGAGTTCTTCCTTCAAGTCTGCAACAAGTTCCCTTACTCATGGAGACCTGTTTACAGGTTCTTTGAGTTTACTCAAACCGATCCACTTTTCAAACATTCATCGGTCTCCTTCAACAAGATGCTGGATGTCATTGGTCATTCCCGGAACATTGATCTCTTTTGGGAAGTCCTTCATGAGATGGGACGTCGTAGGTTGGTGAATGACAAGACTTTCAGGATTGCATTGAAGACCTTAGCTGGGGCGAGAGAGTTGAAGAAATGTGTCGAGTTTTTTCATGTTATGAATGATTATGGGTTTGAGTATAGTGTGGGGACTTTGAACAAAGTGGTGGAGACTCTTTGTGGGAGTAAGCTCGTTGATGAAGCTAAATTATTGGTTTTCAAGTTGAAAGATTGGATTAAGCTTGATGGATTTACCTACAAGAGTTTGATTGAGGGTTTTTGTCATGTGGGTAATTTGATAGAGGCTTCAAAGATGTGGAACTTGATGGTGGATGAAGGATTCGAGCCAGAAATTGATGCGGTTGAGAAAATGATGGAGACCTTTTTTAAGGCAAATCAATTTGATGAAGCGTTTAAGCTTTTCCAGGCAATGAGGTCTAAGAGGATGGAAGATTTGGGGCTCTCAACTTATAGGCTTGTGATATATTGGATGTGCAAAAGGGACAAGGTTTCTCAAGCCTATGCAATGTTTGAAGAGATGCTCGAACGAGGGATTCAAGTTGATAACTCGACTTTGGGATCACTAGTATGTGGGCTTTTAGCTAGAGGCAGAGTGAGTATGGCTTATAAGATTGTGGAAGCGATTGAGAGACCGGATATTAGTGTGTACCACGGTTTGATTAAGGGGTTTTTGAGATTGAAAAGAGCAAGTGAAGCTACTCAAGTGTTTAGATTAATGATAAATAGAGGTTGTGAGCCAATtatgcatacatatataatgttATTGCAGGGACATTTGGGAAAGAGAGGAAGGAAAGGATTGGATCCCCTTGTGAATTTCGATACGATTTTTGTTGGCGGTTTGGTTAAGGCCGGAAAGTTATTGGAAGCTACAAAATATGTTGAGAGAACAATGAAGAGAGGATTAGAGGTACCTAGATTTGATTATAATAAGTTTTTGCAGTATTATTCCAATGAGGATGGGATTGTAATGTTTGAAGAGGTGGGGAAGAAGTTGAGAGAGGTTGGTTTGGTTGATTTGGCTGATATTTTTCAGAGATATGGGGAGAACATGGCTACTAgggatagaagaagaagaagaaacaaagcTATTGATTCATGA
- the LOC115709816 gene encoding putative pentatricopeptide repeat-containing protein At1g26500 isoform X2 → MGVMCRKRCFKGIIWFNSQLSQLRSMMMIIRQRKAFPKFLLLNFIRLSTTESTRPLPLSKTSPSPVNPAHLLRVCTILYQQQDSPESRLHSNLSASEFQLTHEFFLQVCNKFPYSWRPVYRFFEFTQTDPLFKHSSVSFNKMLDVIGHSRNIDLFWEVLHEMGRRRLVNDKTFRIALKTLAGARELKKCVEFFHVMNDYGFEYSVGTLNKVVETLCGSKLVDEAKLLVFKLKDWIKLDGFTYKSLIEGFCHVGNLIEASKMWNLMVDEGFEPEIDAVEKMMETFFKANQFDEAFKLFQAMRSKRMEDLGLSTYRLVIYWMCKRDKVSQAYAMFEEMLERGIQVDNSTLGSLVCGLLARGRVSMAYKIVEAIERPDISVYHGLIKGFLRLKRASEATQVFRLMINRGCEPIMHTYIMLLQGHLGKRGRKGLDPLVNFDTIFVGGLVKAGKLLEATKYVERTMKRGLEVPRFDYNKFLQYYSNEDGIVMFEEVGKKLREVGLVDLADIFQRYGENMATRDRRRRRNKAIDS, encoded by the exons ATGGGAGTGATGTGTAGGAAAAG ATGTTTTAAAGGAATCATTTGGTTCAACTCTCAACTTAGCCAATTGAGATCAATGATGATGATTATTAGACAAAGAAAAGCCTTCCCAAAATTTCTCCTTCTCAACTTCATTCGCCTCTCAACAACCGAATCAACTCGCCCACTACCACTTTCTAAGACCAGTCCGTCCCCAGTTAACCCAGCCCACCTCCTTCGAGTTTGCACCATCCTTTACCAACAACAAGACTCGCCCGAGTCACGCCTCCACTCTAACCTATCTGCCTCAGAGTTCCAACTCACCCACGAGTTCTTCCTTCAAGTCTGCAACAAGTTCCCTTACTCATGGAGACCTGTTTACAGGTTCTTTGAGTTTACTCAAACCGATCCACTTTTCAAACATTCATCGGTCTCCTTCAACAAGATGCTGGATGTCATTGGTCATTCCCGGAACATTGATCTCTTTTGGGAAGTCCTTCATGAGATGGGACGTCGTAGGTTGGTGAATGACAAGACTTTCAGGATTGCATTGAAGACCTTAGCTGGGGCGAGAGAGTTGAAGAAATGTGTCGAGTTTTTTCATGTTATGAATGATTATGGGTTTGAGTATAGTGTGGGGACTTTGAACAAAGTGGTGGAGACTCTTTGTGGGAGTAAGCTCGTTGATGAAGCTAAATTATTGGTTTTCAAGTTGAAAGATTGGATTAAGCTTGATGGATTTACCTACAAGAGTTTGATTGAGGGTTTTTGTCATGTGGGTAATTTGATAGAGGCTTCAAAGATGTGGAACTTGATGGTGGATGAAGGATTCGAGCCAGAAATTGATGCGGTTGAGAAAATGATGGAGACCTTTTTTAAGGCAAATCAATTTGATGAAGCGTTTAAGCTTTTCCAGGCAATGAGGTCTAAGAGGATGGAAGATTTGGGGCTCTCAACTTATAGGCTTGTGATATATTGGATGTGCAAAAGGGACAAGGTTTCTCAAGCCTATGCAATGTTTGAAGAGATGCTCGAACGAGGGATTCAAGTTGATAACTCGACTTTGGGATCACTAGTATGTGGGCTTTTAGCTAGAGGCAGAGTGAGTATGGCTTATAAGATTGTGGAAGCGATTGAGAGACCGGATATTAGTGTGTACCACGGTTTGATTAAGGGGTTTTTGAGATTGAAAAGAGCAAGTGAAGCTACTCAAGTGTTTAGATTAATGATAAATAGAGGTTGTGAGCCAATtatgcatacatatataatgttATTGCAGGGACATTTGGGAAAGAGAGGAAGGAAAGGATTGGATCCCCTTGTGAATTTCGATACGATTTTTGTTGGCGGTTTGGTTAAGGCCGGAAAGTTATTGGAAGCTACAAAATATGTTGAGAGAACAATGAAGAGAGGATTAGAGGTACCTAGATTTGATTATAATAAGTTTTTGCAGTATTATTCCAATGAGGATGGGATTGTAATGTTTGAAGAGGTGGGGAAGAAGTTGAGAGAGGTTGGTTTGGTTGATTTGGCTGATATTTTTCAGAGATATGGGGAGAACATGGCTACTAgggatagaagaagaagaagaaacaaagcTATTGATTCATGA